From a single Cyanobacteria bacterium QS_8_64_29 genomic region:
- a CDS encoding chlororespiratory reduction protein 7 encodes MPDRIMYQGDAYVVLEPNQSEQYLSEAELLAKLQAILQQRQADLPRDLQQLETVEAQARHLMETACEFDVAPGQYLQWYLVRLEK; translated from the coding sequence ATGCCGGATCGGATCATGTACCAAGGGGACGCCTACGTCGTCCTCGAGCCCAACCAATCCGAGCAGTACCTGAGCGAGGCGGAGTTGCTCGCTAAGCTCCAGGCAATTCTGCAGCAGCGGCAGGCCGATCTGCCCCGCGATTTGCAACAGCTAGAGACGGTCGAGGCGCAAGCCCGACACCTGATGGAAACGGCGTGCGAATTCGACGTGGCGCCAGGGCAGTACCTGCAGTGGTACCTCGTCCGGTTGGAGAAATAG
- a CDS encoding YdiU family protein, whose product MTRTRTNPFLTLAYEPALEQLSSGFWDPVSAAEFPQHILRFRNDDLLPLLGLDPAAVSDADFIEAFGQFQAPTPFLAWRYHGYQFGNYNPFLGDGRGFVYGQVRGTDGRLYDLGTKGSGRTPYSRGADGRLTLKGGVREVVAAEALHALGVRTSRCLSLIETGEQLWRHDEPSPTRASVMVRLNHSHIRFGTFECLHYNRQPDGIRQLLEHAIAYYYPHLAGDPERGARFYYELVQHVAELAAQWMAAGFCHGVLNTDNMSITGESFDYGPFAFIPTYNPQFTAASFDWFRRYSYGNQPTICRLNLELLQQPLAAAIPSTEMEASLAQFDARYWQAYRELMLGKLGLDSSNSGGDALLGQTLELLYATQVGYPAFFAELARGFSPSWRDRAELILENAFLPQLRQAPKLWAQWQAHYQQALAQLPAEAMDAVEARLQQRNPPTVPLHATIESVWQAISEGNDWAPFADLLARLQKRR is encoded by the coding sequence ATGACTCGGACGCGCACCAACCCGTTTTTGACCCTGGCGTACGAACCGGCCCTGGAGCAGCTGAGTTCGGGGTTTTGGGACCCAGTCTCGGCGGCCGAGTTTCCCCAGCACATCCTGCGCTTTCGCAACGATGACCTGCTGCCGTTGCTGGGCCTCGACCCCGCCGCGGTCTCAGACGCCGATTTCATTGAGGCCTTCGGCCAGTTCCAAGCCCCGACCCCATTTCTGGCTTGGCGCTACCACGGCTACCAATTCGGCAACTACAACCCGTTTTTGGGCGACGGCCGCGGCTTTGTCTACGGCCAAGTGCGCGGGACGGACGGGCGCCTCTACGATTTGGGCACCAAAGGCTCGGGCCGGACCCCTTATTCGCGCGGCGCTGACGGTCGGCTAACGCTCAAAGGCGGGGTTCGCGAGGTTGTGGCTGCCGAAGCCTTGCATGCGCTGGGCGTGCGGACCTCGCGCTGCCTGAGCCTGATCGAAACTGGCGAGCAGCTCTGGCGCCACGATGAGCCCTCGCCCACGCGCGCCTCGGTCATGGTGCGCCTCAACCACTCCCACATCCGCTTTGGCACCTTCGAGTGCCTGCACTACAATCGCCAGCCCGATGGCATCCGCCAGTTGCTCGAACACGCGATCGCCTACTATTACCCGCACTTGGCGGGCGATCCGGAGCGCGGGGCCCGTTTTTACTACGAGCTCGTCCAGCACGTTGCCGAGCTGGCAGCGCAGTGGATGGCAGCCGGTTTTTGCCACGGGGTCCTCAACACCGACAACATGTCCATCACGGGCGAGAGTTTCGACTACGGCCCCTTTGCCTTCATTCCCACCTACAATCCGCAGTTTACAGCGGCCTCCTTTGACTGGTTCCGGCGCTACAGCTACGGCAACCAGCCCACCATTTGCCGGTTGAACCTGGAGCTTCTCCAGCAGCCGCTGGCCGCTGCCATTCCCAGCACTGAGATGGAAGCGAGCTTGGCCCAGTTCGATGCGCGCTACTGGCAGGCTTACCGCGAGCTCATGCTGGGCAAGCTGGGCTTGGATAGCTCGAACTCGGGCGGCGATGCGCTGCTGGGGCAGACCCTGGAGCTGCTGTACGCGACCCAGGTTGGCTACCCGGCCTTTTTTGCCGAGCTCGCCCGCGGCTTTAGCCCGAGCTGGCGCGATCGCGCCGAGCTCATTCTGGAGAATGCCTTTCTGCCGCAACTGCGCCAGGCCCCCAAGTTGTGGGCGCAGTGGCAGGCGCACTACCAGCAGGCGCTCGCGCAGCTGCCAGCTGAGGCCATGGATGCCGTTGAGGCACGCTTGCAGCAGCGCAACCCGCCAACTGTTCCGCTGCACGCCACCATCGAGTCGGTTTGGCAAGCCATCAGCGAAGGCAATGACTGGGCGCCGTTTGCGGATTTGCTGGCGCGCCTTCAAAAGCGGCGCTAG
- a CDS encoding MFS transporter, which produces MERLRARLPQLNPQIWTQAAGRCLFKLGQGLLQFYMPLLFVNQVGLSTTAVGVSVGSASLSGAIGYIAGGSLADSQRWGRKGTLLLSAGLSVVAALVLALARDTPTLIAANLLLGIGIGFYWPAADASVTDVAAPEERRQAFALLGVAENLGVGAGIIGGGIALLALAQPQQLFLLTAPIFLAFGALIRLAMTETRQPQAEGNSDSVRGWLVALQDRPLWIFVAVNLFFTTYIALVYSTLPLYFTNFVLAGGGDPDALVSFSPTSTAGLFAWHVLCASVLQMPVVRALRTLTQARALAVAMLLWGAGFGLVWLTSQIGGGRTPLAFAALAFLALATVAYQPLASSLVAELAPQSQRGVYSAVNAQCWTVGDFVSPVLGGWALDHSAAVAHNAWLVAAATTVFGLLLLPLLDRYRTQVAAESLTVPGYGEGSPSEGNAYQHQSPLGAGASSQ; this is translated from the coding sequence ATGGAACGACTGCGCGCTCGGCTCCCCCAACTCAACCCGCAAATCTGGACCCAGGCGGCCGGGCGGTGCCTGTTCAAGCTGGGGCAGGGCCTGCTGCAGTTCTACATGCCGCTTTTGTTCGTCAACCAGGTGGGCCTATCGACTACGGCAGTGGGTGTCAGCGTAGGCAGTGCTTCGCTCTCGGGGGCCATCGGCTACATTGCCGGCGGCTCGCTGGCCGATTCCCAGCGCTGGGGCCGCAAGGGCACGCTCCTGCTGTCGGCCGGGCTCTCGGTCGTGGCCGCGCTGGTGCTGGCGCTCGCGCGCGATACGCCCACCCTGATTGCAGCCAACTTACTGCTGGGGATCGGCATTGGCTTCTACTGGCCCGCTGCTGACGCCTCGGTCACGGATGTGGCTGCGCCCGAGGAACGGCGGCAGGCATTCGCCCTGCTGGGGGTGGCCGAGAACTTGGGCGTTGGAGCGGGCATCATAGGGGGCGGCATCGCCTTGCTGGCGCTCGCGCAACCCCAGCAGCTGTTCCTGCTAACGGCGCCCATTTTTCTGGCCTTTGGGGCGCTCATTCGCCTGGCCATGACCGAAACGCGGCAGCCGCAGGCTGAGGGAAACAGCGACTCGGTCCGCGGTTGGCTGGTCGCCCTGCAGGACCGACCGCTTTGGATTTTTGTCGCGGTCAATCTGTTCTTTACGACCTACATCGCGCTGGTCTACAGCACGCTGCCGCTCTATTTCACCAATTTCGTGCTGGCGGGCGGCGGCGATCCCGACGCCCTGGTCAGTTTTAGCCCCACCAGCACGGCCGGCTTGTTTGCCTGGCACGTACTGTGTGCCAGCGTCTTGCAAATGCCGGTCGTTCGGGCACTGCGCACGCTCACCCAGGCCCGGGCGCTTGCGGTTGCCATGCTGCTGTGGGGCGCTGGGTTTGGCTTGGTTTGGCTGACCAGTCAGATTGGCGGCGGCCGGACGCCGCTGGCATTCGCCGCTCTGGCTTTTTTGGCGCTGGCGACCGTGGCCTATCAGCCCCTGGCCTCCAGCCTGGTCGCCGAACTCGCGCCCCAGTCCCAGCGCGGCGTTTACTCGGCCGTCAACGCCCAGTGCTGGACGGTGGGCGATTTTGTCAGTCCCGTTTTAGGGGGATGGGCCCTCGATCACTCGGCGGCAGTGGCCCACAACGCATGGCTGGTGGCGGCCGCCACGACCGTTTTTGGCTTGCTGCTCCTGCCGCTGCTGGATCGCTACCGCACGCAAGTGGCAGCGGAATCGCTCACTGTGCCCGGCTATGGCGAAGGCAGCCCATCAGAAGGCAACGCCTACCAGCACCAATCCCCGCTGGGCGCGGGCGCTTCCTCACAGTAG
- a CDS encoding MBL fold metallo-hydrolase has translation MHSQSPPNPDSQTARSASGTPQRDGSTKPPRSLWDGIYAFPPNRKTLGGTAYLVCEPQGNILIDCPAWDETAAQFLRACGGVRWLFLTHRGGISQASEMQSALGCEIVVHEREAYLLPDATVTPFWAHCELTASCQAIWTPGHSPGSSCLYCRRQGGILFSGRHLLPDRAGKPVPLRMGKTFHWFRQLRSVQALRDRFSAQTLHYICPGAGTGFLRGQGAIVNAYAHLAALELDALRQEPPVLQ, from the coding sequence ATGCATTCCCAATCGCCCCCCAATCCCGACTCGCAAACGGCGCGCAGTGCTTCGGGGACGCCGCAGCGCGACGGTAGCACCAAGCCGCCGCGTTCCCTCTGGGATGGCATTTACGCCTTCCCCCCCAACCGGAAAACGCTGGGCGGTACCGCCTATTTGGTTTGCGAGCCCCAAGGCAACATCTTGATCGATTGCCCCGCTTGGGACGAAACGGCGGCCCAATTCCTACGTGCTTGCGGCGGCGTCCGCTGGCTGTTTTTAACCCACCGCGGCGGCATCAGTCAGGCCAGCGAAATGCAATCAGCCTTGGGCTGCGAGATTGTGGTGCACGAGCGCGAGGCTTACCTGCTCCCGGATGCGACCGTAACGCCGTTTTGGGCCCATTGCGAGCTCACCGCGAGCTGCCAGGCCATCTGGACCCCCGGCCACTCGCCCGGTAGCAGCTGCCTGTACTGCCGCCGCCAGGGGGGCATCTTATTTAGCGGTCGCCACTTGTTGCCTGATCGAGCGGGCAAGCCCGTACCGCTGCGCATGGGCAAAACGTTCCATTGGTTCCGCCAGTTGCGCAGCGTGCAGGCGCTGCGCGATCGCTTCTCGGCCCAGACGCTGCACTACATCTGCCCGGGCGCGGGAACGGGGTTCCTGCGCGGGCAAGGCGCAATTGTGAATGCCTACGCGCACTTAGCGGCGCTTGAGTTGGACGCGCTGCGCCAAGAGCCGCCCGTGCTGCAGTAG
- a CDS encoding site-2 protease family protein produces MLLLTLLAIGGVTYLILRRSVAPLTRTPIWLLWLVVMAPPVIWSGWMLVVGSERPPLLFLLLPFVVSTLLYFWLIQRGRRDANSPAGSSAARPQQASLSVERSPAASGSERDAPAPKLLDRDEEARLRHCFPWHVYYLQGIEQQAQAVLCRGKLRATPEVADKTVRENVAQQFGERFWVIFQPGPKNQPLFALVPNARAQAGARAERLVRPGLAGGLLLASAIAATWFGAGLAGVTPQALQQRPTALLQGVPYALALVGVLGAGELSHYGLARAYRLRASLPYFIPFPVVGTVGAFAQLRSPLPHRQALFDVAIAGPLVSLLVALPVLIGGLAASSTVPLSVEASLFRLDALDPRGSLLLTAASKLALGEALGPDQAIDLAPVGLAGYIGVVVAVLKLMPVGRLDGGHIVHAMYGQRSAIAIGQVVQLLVLALAFLDPGFLVWAIALLFIPTIDEPALNDVSPLDDKRDALGLLALALLACIVLPAPEALLQAWNL; encoded by the coding sequence TTGCTGCTGCTGACGCTGCTGGCGATCGGGGGTGTAACGTATCTAATCTTGCGGCGCAGCGTGGCGCCGCTGACGCGAACCCCCATCTGGCTGCTGTGGCTGGTGGTGATGGCGCCGCCGGTTATCTGGAGCGGCTGGATGCTGGTAGTTGGCAGCGAGCGGCCGCCATTGCTGTTCCTGCTGCTGCCGTTTGTCGTCTCAACGCTGCTGTATTTTTGGCTCATCCAGCGGGGGCGGCGCGATGCCAACTCCCCGGCTGGCTCGAGCGCTGCCCGCCCCCAGCAAGCGTCGCTGTCCGTGGAGCGCTCGCCCGCTGCTAGCGGCAGCGAGCGCGATGCCCCTGCCCCCAAGCTGCTTGATCGCGACGAAGAGGCCCGCCTGCGGCACTGCTTCCCCTGGCATGTGTATTACCTGCAGGGGATCGAGCAACAGGCCCAAGCCGTCCTTTGCCGGGGCAAGCTGCGCGCTACCCCCGAAGTGGCCGACAAAACGGTGCGCGAGAACGTGGCCCAGCAGTTTGGCGAGCGCTTTTGGGTCATCTTTCAGCCCGGCCCCAAAAACCAGCCGCTGTTTGCGTTGGTTCCCAACGCCCGAGCCCAGGCTGGCGCGCGCGCCGAGCGCCTCGTCCGGCCCGGCCTTGCGGGGGGACTGCTGCTGGCGAGCGCGATCGCTGCTACCTGGTTCGGTGCCGGCTTAGCTGGCGTGACGCCGCAAGCGCTACAACAGCGCCCCACTGCCCTATTGCAGGGCGTGCCGTACGCGCTTGCCCTGGTGGGCGTGCTGGGGGCTGGCGAGCTGAGCCACTACGGGCTCGCGCGCGCCTACCGGCTGCGCGCGAGCTTACCGTATTTCATCCCCTTCCCCGTTGTGGGGACAGTGGGGGCATTCGCGCAGCTGCGATCGCCGCTGCCCCACCGCCAGGCCCTGTTCGATGTCGCGATTGCGGGGCCGCTGGTCAGTTTGCTCGTGGCGCTGCCAGTGCTGATCGGCGGCTTGGCTGCCTCTAGCACCGTGCCGCTATCGGTGGAGGCGAGCCTGTTTCGCCTCGATGCCCTCGATCCGCGCGGGTCGCTGTTGCTGACCGCGGCCAGCAAGCTGGCACTGGGCGAGGCGCTGGGGCCCGATCAGGCCATCGATCTGGCCCCTGTTGGGCTGGCGGGTTATATCGGTGTGGTTGTTGCGGTGCTCAAGCTAATGCCGGTGGGGCGCTTGGATGGCGGGCATATCGTCCACGCCATGTACGGGCAGCGGAGCGCCATTGCCATCGGCCAAGTCGTGCAGCTGCTCGTGCTAGCCCTGGCGTTTTTGGATCCGGGATTTTTGGTTTGGGCGATCGCCTTGCTGTTTATCCCCACCATCGATGAGCCTGCCCTCAACGACGTCTCGCCCCTGGATGACAAGCGCGACGCGCTGGGGCTGCTAGCGCTGGCGCTGCTGGCCTGCATCGTCCTGCCGGCGCCTGAGGCGCTATTGCAAGCGTGGAACCTGTAG
- a CDS encoding serine esterase: MSLEAIAVPAQRSHPPERLLVMLHGWGDRAGNLAALGETLELNGGQLWFPDAPFAHPHVPGDRMWYDLQQWDEQGLAQSRQQLHDWLRALPAATEVPLARTVLAGFSQGGAMALDVGLQWPLAGVCSLSGYLHAQPQAATEPPPVLMVHGRQDPVVPLQAAQQAQQALAAAGVALDYRERDMQHELPPPVLEQIREFVLAHT; encoded by the coding sequence CTGTCACTAGAAGCCATCGCCGTTCCCGCCCAGCGTTCCCATCCACCCGAGCGCTTGCTGGTGATGCTGCACGGCTGGGGTGATCGCGCGGGCAATTTGGCCGCCCTAGGAGAGACCTTAGAGCTCAATGGCGGCCAACTGTGGTTTCCGGATGCGCCCTTTGCCCATCCCCACGTTCCGGGCGACCGAATGTGGTACGACCTGCAGCAGTGGGACGAGCAGGGACTGGCCCAGAGCCGACAGCAGCTCCACGATTGGCTGCGCGCGCTGCCGGCGGCAACGGAGGTGCCGCTTGCGCGCACGGTGCTGGCCGGGTTCTCCCAGGGCGGTGCCATGGCGCTGGATGTGGGCTTGCAGTGGCCGCTGGCGGGAGTTTGCAGCCTCAGCGGCTACCTGCACGCCCAGCCCCAGGCGGCGACTGAGCCGCCGCCGGTGCTGATGGTGCACGGCCGCCAAGATCCGGTCGTTCCGCTGCAGGCAGCGCAGCAAGCCCAGCAGGCGCTCGCGGCAGCTGGCGTCGCCCTCGATTACCGCGAGCGCGACATGCAGCACGAGCTGCCGCCCCCCGTGCTGGAGCAGATCCGCGAGTTTGTCTTGGCGCACACCTAG
- the coaBC gene encoding bifunctional phosphopantothenoylcysteine decarboxylase/phosphopantothenate--cysteine ligase CoaBC, which produces MRERRIAIGIGGGIAAYKACELISRLVKSGAQVRAVLTESAQAFVTPLTAATLSRQQAYTDADFWQPHPRPLHIELAEWAEVLVVAPLTANTLGKLAAGLADNLLTNTVLASRCPLLLAPAMNVEMWGQPAVQRNWSLLQQAERVRGLDPGSGLLACDRVGTGRMAEPAAIELAVCSALHAGGRADLAGKRVLVTAGGTREPLDPVRFLGNPATGRMGLAIAQAAAHRGAEVTLIGTWPQEAVAAGIALVPASSAARMHQALLERFERADWAILAAAVADIKPASYWAHKRPKRSLPTSLPLAWVPDIAADLGARKQPHQTTIGFAAQTGETVVPAREKLARKQLDAIAANPIDAPDAGFGSETNRATLLDAWGRERAIGPCSKFELAHGLLDFVATLPQRSAG; this is translated from the coding sequence CTGCGCGAACGGCGCATTGCCATCGGCATTGGCGGCGGTATCGCCGCCTACAAGGCCTGCGAGCTGATCTCGCGGCTGGTCAAATCGGGGGCGCAAGTCCGTGCCGTTCTCACCGAGAGCGCCCAGGCGTTCGTGACACCGCTGACGGCAGCCACCCTCAGCCGCCAGCAAGCCTACACCGACGCTGACTTTTGGCAGCCCCATCCGCGTCCACTCCACATTGAGCTGGCGGAGTGGGCTGAGGTGTTGGTCGTGGCCCCGCTTACGGCCAACACGTTGGGCAAACTGGCAGCGGGCTTGGCCGACAACCTGCTGACCAATACCGTTTTGGCCTCGCGCTGTCCCCTGCTGCTGGCGCCGGCCATGAACGTCGAGATGTGGGGACAGCCCGCCGTGCAGCGCAATTGGTCGCTGCTGCAACAGGCCGAGCGCGTTCGCGGCTTGGATCCTGGCTCGGGGCTGCTGGCCTGCGATCGCGTCGGGACGGGGCGCATGGCGGAACCGGCCGCGATCGAGCTGGCGGTTTGCTCGGCGCTGCACGCCGGCGGCCGGGCGGATCTGGCGGGCAAGCGGGTGCTGGTAACGGCCGGCGGCACGCGCGAACCCCTGGATCCGGTGCGGTTTCTGGGCAATCCTGCCACGGGGCGCATGGGGCTTGCCATCGCGCAAGCGGCCGCCCATCGCGGGGCCGAGGTCACCTTGATCGGCACCTGGCCCCAGGAGGCGGTTGCGGCCGGCATAGCGCTCGTGCCGGCCAGCAGTGCCGCCCGGATGCACCAGGCTCTGCTCGAGCGCTTCGAGCGCGCTGACTGGGCGATCTTGGCCGCGGCGGTTGCCGACATCAAACCGGCTAGCTACTGGGCGCACAAGCGCCCCAAGCGATCGCTACCGACCTCGCTGCCGCTGGCATGGGTCCCTGACATAGCAGCCGATCTGGGCGCGCGCAAGCAGCCCCACCAAACCACCATCGGCTTTGCCGCCCAAACTGGGGAGACCGTTGTGCCCGCGCGCGAGAAGCTGGCGCGCAAGCAGCTGGATGCCATCGCCGCCAACCCCATCGATGCCCCCGATGCCGGCTTTGGCAGCGAAACCAACCGGGCGACGCTGCTCGATGCCTGGGGGCGCGAGCGCGCGATAGGCCCCTGCAGCAAGTTCGAGCTGGCGCACGGCCTGCTGGATTTTGTCGCCACGCTGCCGCAGCGCAGTGCCGGCTAG
- a CDS encoding DEAD/DEAH box helicase — protein MTDVTTPTELAFDALFPFELDAFQQRATSAFDAGKSVVVSVPTGSGKTLVGEYAIYRALVRGKRVFYTTPLKALSNQKLSDFQARFGRHNVGLVTGDVSHNRNAPVLVMTTEVFRNMLYGTPIGQAQGVPASLEGVEAVVLDECHYMNDPSRGTVWEESIIYCPSSIQLLALSATIANAEQLTDWIDRIHGPTELVRSQVRPVPLQFHFSSPQGLFPLLDRQQRKLDPRLKGKKRASGKRRTKKRNCPSTEQVLQQLQEREMLPAIYFIFSRRGCDRAVAELDGLSLVDAQEAQQIERWVQQFLHQHPEGARAGHVEPLTRGIAAHHAGILPAWKGLVEELFGAGLVKVVFATETLAAGINMPARTTAISSLAKRTDHGHRLLRASEFLQMAGRAGRRGMDATGHVVCVQTRFEGAAEAAQIATQAADPLVSQFSPTYGMALNLLQTQSLQQVKRLLERSFAQYLAEQRLEPERQAIAELTREASQLDLELAQIDPAHFASYDKLRARLKEERRIAKYLQREAEAERTPAIAAALDQAAPGQILYLKGPNVTVPSPLPAVLYTQAHSGGRSAITICIGNDNRWYVAAPSDVAELGEQPLAAELLQGIAPPGDLTLKPGKRRQGDEATAAIAGRLPADASELPAPPAVAAQQDKIARLERQLAEHPLQQWGKPSTLLKRYQRRETVRAELEKRQSRSQQQRAQHWQAFLNLVSVLHELEALQDHQPTELGETAAAIRADNELWLALALRSRALDALEPQQLAAAMGALVLEPPRPDSQTHYAPSRATAAALGQLQPQRDRLLQVQRRHGVSMAVWLESSPIGLVEQWALGEAWGDLCDNTSLDEGDIVRILRRTMDVLAQLPHVPHISPALGANARRAIQLMERFPLEP, from the coding sequence TTGACCGACGTTACAACGCCCACCGAGCTGGCGTTTGACGCGCTGTTTCCGTTTGAGCTCGATGCCTTTCAGCAGCGCGCCACGAGCGCGTTCGATGCGGGCAAATCGGTAGTGGTGAGCGTGCCCACTGGCTCGGGCAAAACGCTGGTGGGTGAGTACGCCATCTACCGCGCGCTCGTCCGCGGCAAGCGCGTTTTTTACACCACCCCCCTCAAAGCCCTCTCCAACCAGAAGCTGAGTGACTTTCAAGCCCGTTTCGGCCGCCACAACGTCGGGCTGGTGACTGGCGATGTTTCCCACAACCGCAATGCCCCTGTGCTGGTGATGACCACCGAGGTGTTCCGCAATATGCTCTACGGAACGCCCATCGGGCAAGCTCAGGGCGTCCCGGCATCGCTGGAGGGGGTAGAAGCCGTGGTGCTGGATGAGTGCCACTACATGAACGATCCCAGCCGCGGCACGGTGTGGGAAGAGTCCATTATTTATTGTCCGAGCAGCATCCAGCTGCTGGCCCTCTCGGCCACGATCGCCAACGCCGAGCAGCTCACCGACTGGATCGATCGCATCCACGGTCCCACCGAGCTAGTCCGCTCCCAGGTACGCCCCGTCCCACTGCAGTTTCACTTCAGCTCGCCCCAGGGGTTGTTTCCGCTGCTCGATCGGCAGCAGCGCAAGCTCGACCCGCGCCTCAAAGGCAAAAAGCGCGCCTCGGGCAAGCGGCGCACCAAAAAGCGCAACTGTCCCAGCACCGAGCAGGTCCTGCAGCAGCTCCAGGAGCGGGAGATGCTCCCCGCCATTTATTTCATCTTTAGCCGCCGGGGCTGCGATCGCGCCGTGGCCGAGCTGGATGGCCTCTCGCTGGTCGATGCCCAAGAGGCCCAGCAGATCGAGCGGTGGGTGCAGCAGTTTTTGCACCAGCACCCCGAAGGCGCGCGCGCCGGGCACGTCGAGCCGCTAACCCGCGGAATCGCCGCCCATCATGCCGGCATCCTGCCTGCCTGGAAGGGCCTGGTGGAAGAGCTCTTTGGGGCCGGCTTGGTGAAGGTGGTCTTTGCCACCGAGACGCTGGCAGCCGGGATCAACATGCCCGCACGCACCACGGCCATCTCCTCGCTGGCCAAGCGTACCGATCACGGCCACCGGCTGCTGCGCGCCTCGGAGTTTTTGCAAATGGCCGGTCGGGCCGGCCGGCGTGGCATGGATGCCACCGGCCACGTGGTCTGCGTCCAAACCCGCTTTGAGGGGGCTGCCGAGGCGGCGCAAATTGCAACGCAAGCAGCCGATCCGCTCGTCAGCCAGTTTAGTCCCACCTACGGCATGGCCCTCAACTTGCTGCAGACCCAATCCCTGCAGCAAGTCAAACGCTTGCTCGAGCGCAGCTTTGCCCAGTACCTGGCCGAGCAGCGCCTAGAGCCGGAGCGCCAGGCCATCGCCGAGCTAACGCGCGAGGCCAGCCAGCTCGACTTGGAGTTAGCCCAGATCGACCCGGCCCACTTCGCCAGCTACGACAAGTTGCGGGCGCGGCTCAAGGAGGAGCGCCGCATTGCCAAGTACCTGCAACGCGAGGCCGAGGCCGAGCGCACGCCGGCCATTGCTGCTGCCCTAGACCAGGCAGCGCCCGGCCAAATCCTCTACCTCAAAGGCCCCAACGTCACTGTGCCGTCTCCGCTACCCGCTGTCCTCTACACCCAGGCCCACAGCGGCGGCCGATCCGCGATCACCATCTGCATCGGCAACGACAACCGCTGGTACGTTGCCGCCCCTAGCGACGTCGCGGAGCTGGGCGAGCAGCCCCTCGCCGCCGAGCTGCTGCAAGGCATCGCGCCGCCAGGGGACCTCACCCTCAAGCCCGGCAAGCGGCGTCAGGGCGACGAGGCTACGGCCGCGATCGCTGGGCGCCTGCCGGCCGATGCCAGCGAGCTGCCAGCGCCGCCGGCCGTAGCGGCCCAGCAGGACAAAATCGCCCGCCTGGAGCGCCAGCTGGCCGAGCACCCGCTGCAGCAGTGGGGCAAGCCCAGCACCCTGCTCAAGCGCTACCAGCGCCGCGAGACCGTCCGGGCCGAGCTGGAGAAACGCCAGAGCCGCTCCCAGCAGCAGCGCGCCCAGCACTGGCAGGCCTTTCTCAACCTCGTAAGCGTCCTGCACGAGCTGGAGGCGCTGCAGGACCACCAACCCACCGAGTTAGGGGAAACCGCAGCCGCCATCCGCGCCGACAACGAGCTGTGGTTGGCCCTGGCCTTGCGCTCGCGGGCGCTCGATGCGCTGGAGCCGCAGCAGCTGGCGGCGGCAATGGGGGCACTGGTGCTGGAGCCCCCGCGCCCGGACAGCCAGACGCACTACGCTCCCAGCCGCGCGACCGCTGCGGCCCTGGGCCAGCTGCAACCGCAGCGCGATCGGCTCCTGCAGGTGCAGCGCCGCCACGGCGTCTCCATGGCGGTTTGGCTGGAGTCCTCGCCCATTGGGTTGGTGGAGCAATGGGCCCTGGGCGAGGCCTGGGGCGATCTCTGCGACAATACCAGCCTGGATGAAGGCGACATCGTTCGGATCCTGCGCCGCACGATGGATGTGCTGGCGCAGCTGCCGCACGTGCCCCACATCTCGCCAGCGCTGGGCGCCAACGCGCGCCGCGCCATTCAGCTAATGGAACGTTTTCCGCTCGAGCCCTAA